The following are encoded in a window of Panicum virgatum strain AP13 chromosome 5N, P.virgatum_v5, whole genome shotgun sequence genomic DNA:
- the LOC120676199 gene encoding uncharacterized protein LOC120676199, with protein sequence MERSLPTHASSDPPQEATERRPPCGPRQARAPHRDHTQGGGSTLQRAASSSQGAGGQAGSGLAAARGYPSARCRRKGSSGSAAGSSASASARHRRKIRQRPMIAQRSRAALSHPIEERCLDPTSTSPPSAGALGPLLIRTARDPPREIYSSSPCRAEIPWRCSSDVETSSPLVAVPLMMKASLSMERMMCRGKMVQNVTLCYRLFV encoded by the exons ATGGAGCGCTCCCTCCCCACCCACGCCTCCTCAGATCCTCCGCAGGAGGCCACCGAGCGGCGACCCCCATGCGGTCCGCGGCAGGCCCGCGCACCACACAGGGACCACACGcagggcggcggctcgacgcTCCAGCGCGCAGCCTCGTCTTCGCAAGGAGCGGGCGGACAGGCAGGCAgcggcttggcggcggcgcgcggctacCCCTCCGCGAGGTGCCGGCGGAAGGGAAgcagcggctcggcggcgggcagctccgcctccgcctccgcgagaCACAGGCGGAAGATCAGGCAGCGGCCGATGATAGCTCAGCGCTCGCGCGCGGCTCTGTCGCATCCCATCGAAGAAAGGTGCCTAGATCCGACCTCAACCTCTCCTCCTTCCGCCGGAGCGCTGGGGCCGCTCCTTATCAGAACTGCTCGAGATCCACCCCGCGAGATCTACTCAAGTTCGCCGTGCCGGGCCGAGATTCCATGGCGCTGCAGCTCCGACG TTGAGACATCCAGCCCCCTGGTTGCAGTTCCCCTGATGATGAAGGCATCCTTGTCGATGGAACGGATGATGTGCAGGGGGAAGATG GTACAAAATGTGACCCTCTGCTACAGACTCTTCGTCTGA